A single genomic interval of Lathyrus oleraceus cultivar Zhongwan6 chromosome 7, CAAS_Psat_ZW6_1.0, whole genome shotgun sequence harbors:
- the LOC127106214 gene encoding uncharacterized protein LOC127106214 has product MWAITCAFSAYPAHSVQTSVSTATVRYTPRLSIPVNPFVPEVVKAVDSLHSEFRAVDNLVAHNSTRVLKAFHNARLGSHHFGGSTGYGHDEAGGREALDQAFAEIVGAESAIVRSQFFSGTHAITCALFALLRPGDELLAVAGAPYDTLEEVIGKRDSGGLGSLQDFGVKYREVPLAEDGGLDWNALMSAVKPETKCALIQRSCGYSWRQSLSVNDIGRAIQIIKMQNPECSVMVDNCYGELVESIEPPMVGADLMAGSLIKNPGGTIAPCGGYVAGKKKLVEAAAARLSAPGLGVDCGSTPGDIMRAFFQGLFLSPQMVGEAIKGSFLIAEVLASKGYKVQPLPRVPRSDTVQAVQLGSRERLLAFCEAVQRSSPVGSYTKPIAGTSPGYASEVIFADGTFIDGSTSELSCDGPLREPFTVFCQGGTHWTQWGLVLGEVLKSI; this is encoded by the exons ATGTGGGCCATAACGTGCGCCTTCTCTGCTTATCCTGCGCATTCTGTTCAAACCTCCGTTTCAACCGCCACCGTTCGCTACACCCCTCGCCTCTCTATTCCCGTCAATCCATTCGTTCCAGAG GTTGTAAAAGCCGTTGATTCCTTGCATTCAGAGTTCAGAGCCGTGGATAATTTGGTTGCACACAATTCCACCCGTGTCCTTAAAGCTTTTCATAATGCTCGACTTGGTTCTCAT CACTTTGGTGGTTCCACTGGCTATGGCCACGATGAAGCTGGGGGACGTGAAGCTCTTGACCAGGCTTTTGCAGAAATTGTTGGAGCGGAATCGGCTATTGTTCGTTCTCAG TTTTTCTCAGGTACTCATGCCATCACATGTGCTTTATTCGCCCTCTTGAGGCCAGGAGATGAG CTTTTGGCAGTTGCTGGTGCTCCTTATGACACTTTAGAGGAAGTAATCGGGAAACGGGACTCTGGTGGTTTGGGTTCCCTCCAAGATTTTGGGGTGAAATACCGAGAAGTTCCG CTTGCTGAGGATGGTGGACTTGACTGGAATGCGCTGATGAGTGCTGTTAAACCCGAAACAAAATGTGCACTCATACAGAGGTCATGTGGTTATTCTTGGCGTCAGAGTTTGAGTGTTAATGACATAGGGAGAGCGATTCAAATTATTAAA ATGCAAAATCCCGAGTGTTCAGTCATGGTGGACAATTGCTATGGCGAACTTGTGGAAAGCATTGAACCTCCCATGGTG GGTGCAGATTTGATGGCGGGCAGTTTGATCAAGAATCCTGGTGGAACAATTGCACCATGTGGTGGATATGTTGCTGGGAAAAAGAAACTGGTTGAAGCAGCTGCAGCGCGTCTTTCTGCACCTGGGCTTGGTGTGGATTGTGGTTCAACTCCCGGTGATATCATGAGAGCCTTTTTCCAGGGATTGTTTCTTTCACCTCAAATGGTTGGGGAAGCAATCAAG GGTTCCTTCCTGATTGCTGAAGTTTTGGCATCTAAAGGTTATAAAGTGCAGCCACTCCCTCGTGTCCCTCGAAGTGACACTGTTCAG GCCGTACAGCTTGGAAGCCGTGAGCGTCTCCTCGCTTTCTGTGAGGCTGTTCAAAGAAGTTCTCCCGTGGGGTCATACACCAAACCAATTGCGGGTACCTCTCCTGGATATGCATCCGAG GTGATTTTTGCCGATGGAACCTTCATTGACGGGAGTACTAGTGAGCTTTCATGTGATGGACCTCTTAGAGAACCATTTACTGTATTTTGCCAG GGAGGCACTCATTGGACTCAATGGGGACTAGTCCTTGGAGAAGTTTTGAAATCTATATGA